From one Tsukamurella tyrosinosolvens genomic stretch:
- the ahcY gene encoding adenosylhomocysteinase: protein MDRVTSTLTADTANGIDFKVADLSLAEAGRKQLSLAEHEMPGLMALRREYADVKPLKGARISGSLHMTVQTAVLIETLVDLGAEVRWASCNIFSTQDEAAAAVVVGPHGTVEAPQGVPVFAWKGETLEEYWWAAEQMLTWPNEPANMILDDGGDATMLVLRGAQFEAAGVVPPTDEDADSHEYQVFLALLRESLAKDATKWSKVAESVKGVTEETTTGVLRLYQFAAAGELAFPAINVNDSVTKSKFDNKYGTRHSLIDGINRGTDVLIGGKKVLITGYGDVGKGCAESLAGQGARVQVTEIDPINALQALMDGFDVVTVEQAIGDADIVITSTGNKDIILLEHMKAMKDHAILGNIGHFDNEIDMAGLEKSGAVRLNIKPQVDQWTFGDTGKSIVVLSEGRLLNLGNATGHPSFVMSNSFSNQVIAQIELWTKPDEYDNEVYRLPKHLDEKVAKIHVEALGGTLTKLTKEQAEYIGVDVEGPYKPEHYRY from the coding sequence CTGGACCGCGTGACTTCTACGCTGACCGCCGATACGGCGAACGGAATCGACTTCAAGGTCGCCGACCTCTCCCTCGCGGAGGCGGGCCGCAAGCAGCTGAGCCTGGCCGAGCACGAGATGCCGGGCCTGATGGCGCTGCGTCGCGAGTACGCCGACGTCAAGCCGCTCAAGGGCGCGCGGATCTCGGGCTCGCTGCACATGACCGTGCAGACCGCGGTGCTCATCGAGACCCTCGTGGACCTGGGCGCCGAGGTGCGCTGGGCGTCCTGCAACATCTTCTCCACCCAGGACGAGGCCGCCGCGGCCGTCGTCGTGGGCCCGCACGGCACCGTCGAGGCCCCGCAGGGCGTGCCCGTCTTCGCCTGGAAGGGCGAGACCCTCGAGGAGTACTGGTGGGCGGCCGAGCAGATGCTCACCTGGCCGAACGAGCCCGCCAACATGATCCTCGACGACGGCGGCGACGCCACCATGCTCGTGCTGCGCGGCGCGCAGTTCGAGGCCGCGGGCGTCGTCCCGCCGACCGACGAGGACGCCGACAGCCACGAGTACCAGGTCTTCCTGGCCCTGCTGCGCGAGTCGCTGGCCAAGGACGCCACCAAGTGGAGCAAGGTCGCCGAGTCGGTCAAGGGCGTCACAGAGGAGACCACCACCGGCGTGCTGCGCCTGTACCAGTTCGCCGCCGCCGGCGAGCTGGCCTTCCCGGCGATCAACGTCAACGACTCGGTCACCAAGAGCAAGTTCGACAACAAGTACGGCACCCGTCACTCGCTGATCGACGGCATCAACCGCGGCACCGACGTGCTGATCGGCGGCAAGAAGGTCCTCATCACCGGCTACGGCGACGTGGGCAAGGGCTGCGCCGAGTCCCTGGCCGGCCAGGGCGCGCGCGTCCAGGTCACCGAGATCGACCCCATCAACGCGCTGCAGGCGCTCATGGACGGCTTCGACGTGGTCACCGTCGAGCAGGCCATCGGCGACGCCGACATCGTCATCACCTCCACGGGCAACAAGGACATCATCCTGCTCGAGCACATGAAGGCGATGAAGGATCACGCGATCCTCGGCAACATCGGCCACTTCGACAACGAGATCGACATGGCCGGCCTCGAGAAGTCGGGCGCCGTGCGCCTGAACATCAAGCCGCAGGTCGACCAGTGGACCTTCGGCGACACCGGCAAGTCGATCGTGGTGCTCTCCGAGGGCCGCCTGCTGAACCTGGGCAACGCGACCGGCCACCCGTCGTTCGTGATGTCCAACAGCTTCAGCAACCAGGTGATCGCGCAGATCGAGCTGTGGACCAAGCCCGACGAGTACGACAACGAGGTCTACCGCCTCCCGAAGCACCTCGACGAGAAGGTCGCGAAAATCCACGTCGAGGCCCTGGGCGGCACCCTCACCAAGCTCACCAAGGAGCAGGCCGAGTACATCGGCGTCGACGTCGAGGGCCCGTACAAGCCGGAGCACTACCGCTACTGA
- a CDS encoding transcriptional regulator yields the protein MDSEGGSAAFNDLIHPRQRLMICAALDQAKEIRFDLLAKALDMSAPTLSKHLAKLEEGQYVATRRDSADSRRQWVELTPTEKSAFARHVAALRELTA from the coding sequence ATGGACTCGGAAGGCGGTTCGGCGGCGTTCAACGACCTGATTCATCCGCGGCAGCGGCTCATGATCTGCGCAGCGTTGGATCAGGCCAAGGAGATCCGGTTCGACCTGCTCGCGAAGGCCCTCGACATGAGCGCGCCCACGTTGAGCAAGCATCTGGCGAAGCTCGAGGAGGGGCAGTACGTCGCCACCCGGCGTGATTCGGCGGACTCGCGGCGGCAGTGGGTCGAACTGACGCCGACGGAGAAGTCCGCCTTCGCGCGACACGTCGCGGCGCTGCGTGAACTGACGGCCTGA
- a CDS encoding carbohydrate ABC transporter permease, with protein sequence MTTATTNGGAAPAPAEEKAALSQGQREERKLGLMLIAPAALVMLLVTAYPIVYAFWLSLHKSSLAAPGQDEFIGFGNYGTVLQDSYWWQALGVTSFITVVSVVIEFVLGLAIALVMHRTIVGRGLVRTVVLIPYGIVTVAASFSWFYAWTPKTGYLANLLPDGTAPLTEQIPSLFIIILAEVWKTTPFMALLLLSGLALVPDDLIKAASMDGAGPWTRLTKIIIPLMKPAILVALLFRTLDAFRIFDNIYVLTKGANGTGSVSILGYDNLFKAFNLGVGSAISVLIFICVAIIAFIFVKAFGTAVPGSDQDQR encoded by the coding sequence GTGACGACTGCGACCACGAACGGGGGTGCCGCGCCGGCACCCGCGGAGGAGAAGGCGGCGCTGTCCCAGGGGCAGCGCGAGGAACGCAAGCTGGGGCTGATGCTCATCGCGCCGGCGGCGCTGGTGATGCTGCTGGTGACGGCGTACCCGATCGTGTACGCCTTTTGGCTGAGCCTGCACAAGTCCTCGCTCGCTGCCCCCGGCCAGGACGAGTTCATCGGGTTCGGTAATTACGGCACGGTGCTGCAGGACTCGTATTGGTGGCAGGCGCTGGGGGTGACCTCGTTCATCACGGTCGTGTCGGTGGTGATCGAGTTCGTGCTGGGCCTGGCGATCGCGTTGGTGATGCACCGGACCATCGTCGGCCGTGGCCTGGTGCGGACCGTCGTGCTGATCCCGTACGGCATTGTGACGGTGGCCGCCTCGTTCTCGTGGTTCTACGCGTGGACGCCGAAGACCGGGTATCTCGCGAACCTGTTGCCGGACGGGACCGCTCCGCTGACGGAGCAGATCCCGTCGTTGTTCATCATCATCCTGGCCGAGGTGTGGAAGACGACCCCGTTCATGGCGCTGCTGCTGCTCTCGGGCCTGGCGCTGGTGCCGGACGATCTGATCAAGGCCGCGTCGATGGACGGCGCGGGCCCGTGGACCCGGCTGACGAAGATCATCATTCCGCTGATGAAGCCGGCGATCCTCGTGGCGCTGCTGTTCCGCACGCTGGACGCCTTCCGCATCTTCGACAACATCTACGTCCTGACCAAGGGCGCCAACGGGACCGGATCGGTGTCGATCCTCGGGTACGACAACCTGTTCAAAGCGTTCAACCTGGGTGTGGGATCGGCTATCTCGGTGCTGATCTTCATCTGCGTGGCGATCATCGCGTTCATCTTCGTCAAGGCGTTCGGCACCGCGGTGCCGGGCTCCGACCAGGACCAGAGGTAG
- a CDS encoding carbohydrate ABC transporter permease produces MATSTAGRKVAWSVIDLLVVCYALIPVLWIVSLSLKSPAAVTDGNFIPKSVTMDNYSAIFEGSGFIRPLINSIGVALISTVIAVIIGMFAAYAVARLNFPGKKLFIGAALLIAMFPQISLITPLFNIERAVGLFDTWPGLILPNVTFALPLCVYTLSAFFREIPWELEKAAKMDGATPAQAFRQVIAPLAVPGVVTAAILVFIAAWNDLLFGVSLTATERSITAPVAIVNFTGSSQFEEPTGSIAAAAVIITIPIIIFVLIFQRRIVAGLTSGAVKG; encoded by the coding sequence ATGGCAACGAGTACCGCAGGGCGCAAGGTCGCCTGGAGTGTGATCGACCTTCTGGTCGTCTGTTACGCATTGATCCCCGTGTTGTGGATCGTCTCGCTCTCCCTCAAGTCCCCGGCCGCGGTGACGGACGGGAACTTCATCCCGAAGAGCGTGACCATGGACAACTACTCGGCGATCTTCGAGGGCAGCGGCTTCATCCGCCCGCTCATCAACTCGATCGGCGTCGCATTGATCTCGACCGTGATCGCCGTGATCATCGGCATGTTCGCCGCCTACGCGGTGGCGCGCTTGAACTTCCCGGGTAAGAAGCTGTTCATCGGGGCGGCGCTGTTGATCGCCATGTTCCCGCAGATCTCGCTGATCACCCCGCTGTTCAACATCGAGCGCGCCGTCGGCCTGTTCGACACCTGGCCGGGCCTGATCCTGCCGAACGTGACCTTCGCGTTGCCGTTGTGCGTGTACACGCTCTCGGCGTTCTTCCGCGAGATCCCCTGGGAGCTGGAGAAGGCCGCCAAGATGGACGGCGCCACCCCGGCCCAGGCCTTCCGTCAGGTGATCGCGCCGCTCGCGGTCCCCGGCGTGGTCACCGCTGCGATCCTGGTGTTCATCGCGGCGTGGAACGACCTGCTGTTCGGTGTGTCTCTCACCGCGACCGAGCGGTCGATCACCGCACCGGTGGCGATCGTGAACTTCACCGGTAGCTCGCAGTTCGAGGAGCCCACCGGATCCATCGCCGCGGCAGCGGTCATCATCACGATCCCCATCATCATCTTCGTCCTGATCTTCCAACGACGGATCGTCGCCGGACTGACCTCCGGCGCGGTCAAGGGCTGA
- a CDS encoding AurF N-oxygenase family protein encodes MADILGRVSRRELDQGYRDVLEDLSEGSVHRRFDPFLDIDWDAPELRLDPNDPRWVLPPTLDSLGATQWYRDLPLERRIEIGKWRMANTIKVGAAFESILIRGMMQYIMKLPNQSPEFRYSLHEMTEECNHIQMFQELVNRIDVDVPGMRKWFRRASPMIGVLGGYAHVILFMGILGGEEPIDHYQKAIMRHGGQIPPLVLRTMEIHVAEEARHISFAHEFLHAHLQDMTPRQKRICALAFPLAMRWLVGEIFTPPKAFFEEFEIPREVKREAFWRGPTARALLNDYFAEMRALADDLGLMTPVGRLMWKLLKIDGHKARYRGEPTRPAQLAA; translated from the coding sequence ATGGCCGACATCCTGGGACGCGTGAGCCGGCGCGAGCTCGATCAGGGCTACCGCGACGTGCTGGAGGATCTGTCGGAGGGCTCGGTGCACCGCCGTTTCGACCCGTTCCTCGACATCGACTGGGACGCGCCGGAGCTGCGGCTCGACCCGAACGACCCCCGGTGGGTGCTGCCGCCGACGCTCGACTCGCTCGGCGCGACGCAGTGGTACCGCGACCTCCCGCTGGAGCGTCGCATCGAGATCGGGAAGTGGCGCATGGCCAACACCATCAAGGTGGGCGCGGCCTTCGAATCCATCCTGATCCGCGGAATGATGCAGTACATCATGAAGCTCCCGAACCAGTCGCCGGAGTTCCGCTACTCCCTCCACGAGATGACGGAGGAGTGCAACCACATCCAGATGTTCCAGGAGCTGGTCAACCGCATCGACGTGGACGTGCCCGGCATGCGGAAGTGGTTCCGGCGGGCCTCGCCGATGATCGGCGTGCTCGGCGGCTACGCGCACGTGATCCTGTTCATGGGAATCCTCGGCGGCGAGGAACCGATCGACCACTACCAGAAGGCGATCATGCGGCACGGCGGGCAGATCCCGCCGCTCGTCCTGCGCACCATGGAGATTCACGTCGCCGAGGAAGCGCGCCACATCTCCTTCGCCCACGAGTTCCTGCACGCCCACCTGCAGGACATGACGCCGCGGCAGAAGCGGATCTGCGCGCTCGCCTTCCCGCTCGCCATGCGCTGGCTCGTGGGGGAGATCTTCACCCCGCCGAAGGCCTTCTTCGAGGAGTTCGAGATCCCGCGCGAAGTCAAGCGCGAGGCGTTCTGGCGCGGTCCGACCGCCCGCGCCCTTCTCAACGACTACTTCGCCGAGATGCGCGCGCTCGCCGACGACCTCGGCCTCATGACGCCCGTCGGCAGGCTCATGTGGAAGCTGCTCAAGATCGACGGTCACAAGGCGCGGTACCGCGGCGAGCCCACGCGGCCCGCGCAGCTCGCCGCCTGA
- a CDS encoding DUF1003 domain-containing protein, translating to MKERSRLDTPRQGRSFHLNLGDDMIGQGAERVARFLGTGRYLAIQTVIVLVWIALNVLWFTYHFDPYPFILLNLAFSTQAAYAAPLILLAQNRQESRDRVSLDEDRMRAAQTKADTEFLARELASVRLAVGEAASRDYMRRELDEVHEKLDALTALLQSMQHARNVDEERVDAPD from the coding sequence ATGAAGGAACGCTCCCGGCTCGACACGCCGCGGCAGGGCCGCAGCTTCCACCTGAACCTGGGCGACGACATGATCGGCCAGGGCGCCGAACGCGTCGCCCGGTTCCTCGGCACCGGCCGCTACCTGGCGATCCAGACCGTCATCGTGCTGGTGTGGATCGCGCTCAACGTGCTGTGGTTCACCTACCACTTCGATCCGTACCCGTTCATCCTGCTCAACCTGGCCTTCTCCACCCAGGCCGCGTACGCGGCGCCGCTCATCCTGCTCGCACAGAACCGGCAGGAGAGCCGCGACCGCGTCTCGCTCGACGAGGACCGGATGCGCGCCGCGCAGACCAAGGCCGACACCGAGTTCCTCGCCCGCGAGCTGGCATCGGTGCGCCTCGCCGTCGGTGAGGCCGCGAGCCGCGACTACATGCGCCGCGAGCTCGACGAGGTGCACGAGAAGCTGGACGCGCTCACCGCCCTGCTGCAGTCGATGCAGCACGCGCGCAACGTCGACGAGGAGCGCGTCGATGCGCCCGACTGA
- a CDS encoding magnesium transporter MgtE N-terminal domain-containing protein, giving the protein MSAVSRVFVARLSGLPVVGPDGESVGRVRDAVLGLRADRKAPRVLGLAVELANRRRIFVPMLRVTSIEPAAVTLNTGSVSLRRLHIRPGEALALGQLLGTKVRIEEPGEPYDGADATVVDVGIEQTRTRDWVVHRLAVKIRATGWNRRGGVQVVDLPHVSGFTTTALTGADHDIAEALTVFEDMRATDVAQALRELPTQRRLSIAAAFDDERLADVLQELGDDDQAEVIAHLSKARAADVLEAMDPDDAADLLGELPDTQREELLAVMDPEDSGTVRRLLTFSPYTAGGMMTPEPIVVTPSTTVAEALARVRNPDITPALASMVFVVRPPTATPTGRYLGAVHTQQLLREPPADLVGGMVDTDLPRLGPDDPLGAVTRYFAAYNLVTGPVIDAENHLLGAVSVDDLLDHLLPEDWRDEDQDEGTVEVTG; this is encoded by the coding sequence ATGTCGGCTGTCTCCAGAGTATTCGTCGCGCGACTGTCCGGCTTGCCCGTCGTCGGCCCGGACGGGGAATCCGTCGGCCGCGTCCGCGACGCGGTGCTCGGCCTGCGCGCCGACCGCAAGGCCCCGCGTGTCCTGGGCCTCGCCGTCGAGCTCGCGAACCGGCGCCGCATCTTCGTGCCGATGCTGCGCGTGACCAGCATCGAACCCGCCGCCGTCACCCTCAACACGGGCTCGGTGAGCCTGCGCCGCCTGCACATCCGCCCCGGCGAGGCGCTGGCCCTCGGCCAGCTCCTGGGCACCAAGGTCCGCATCGAGGAGCCGGGCGAGCCGTACGACGGTGCCGACGCCACCGTCGTCGACGTCGGCATCGAACAGACCCGCACGCGTGATTGGGTGGTGCACCGGCTGGCCGTGAAGATCCGCGCCACGGGCTGGAACCGGCGCGGCGGCGTCCAGGTGGTGGACCTTCCCCACGTCTCCGGCTTCACCACGACCGCGCTCACCGGCGCCGATCACGACATCGCCGAGGCCCTGACGGTCTTCGAGGACATGCGCGCCACCGACGTCGCGCAGGCCCTGCGCGAGCTGCCGACGCAGCGCCGGCTGTCCATCGCGGCCGCCTTCGACGACGAGCGGCTCGCCGACGTGCTCCAGGAGCTCGGCGACGACGACCAGGCGGAGGTGATCGCCCACCTGTCCAAGGCGCGCGCCGCCGACGTGCTCGAGGCCATGGACCCCGACGACGCCGCCGACCTCCTCGGCGAGCTGCCCGACACCCAGCGCGAGGAACTGCTCGCGGTGATGGACCCCGAGGACTCGGGCACCGTCCGCCGCCTGCTCACCTTCTCCCCCTACACCGCAGGCGGCATGATGACGCCCGAGCCGATCGTGGTCACCCCGTCGACCACCGTGGCCGAGGCCCTGGCCCGGGTCCGCAACCCCGACATCACCCCGGCGCTGGCGAGCATGGTCTTCGTCGTCCGCCCGCCCACGGCGACCCCGACCGGCCGCTACCTCGGCGCGGTCCACACGCAGCAGCTGCTGCGCGAGCCCCCGGCCGACCTCGTGGGCGGCATGGTCGACACCGACCTGCCGCGCCTCGGGCCGGACGACCCCCTGGGCGCGGTGACCCGCTACTTCGCGGCGTACAACCTGGTCACCGGGCCGGTGATCGACGCGGAGAACCACCTGCTCGGCGCGGTCTCGGTCGACGACCTGCTCGACCACCTGCTGCCCGAGGACTGGCGCGACGAGGATCAGGACGAGGGCACCGTGGAGGTCACCGGATGA
- a CDS encoding extracellular solute-binding protein, with the protein MGLTSALGATLLAGCGTGASGTEISVYVGADSAATVQRVAEKCSTSEYKVVGYGLPKSADDARLQLARRITGGDASLDVMALDVTWTAEFAQAGWAVKVPDDVAQRTEKRVLAGPLKTAKFTDELYGVPAWTNTQLLWYRKDILSQLTGKPITAPPKFTWSQLLDFTGQSLGKRGPAQIGVTAAQYEGLTVWFNSLLESAGGKVVDETGKRVVLGEGKNREAAVQALRTMKDVATAPGHDPSFTQTMETEIRLGMERGDALFEVNWPFVLSAMQQNSAAGTVPFLPEMTRFADVVKKPTNDQLKQMNAVIQKKFDFTTYPRIAPGVPARPTIGGANYAVSPTSTKKDLAWKAIECLTNDESEKAYGLDAGTPPVLPSLYDDPEYLAVYPMAKLIRDQLQENTSSVRPVTPVYQAMSTLLQAKLSPVGSWDPDSLVDELVTAATKAIDQKGLVP; encoded by the coding sequence GTGGGGTTGACGTCCGCCCTGGGCGCGACCCTGCTCGCCGGTTGCGGCACGGGGGCGAGCGGCACCGAGATCAGCGTGTACGTCGGCGCGGACAGTGCCGCGACCGTGCAACGCGTGGCGGAGAAGTGCTCGACGTCCGAGTACAAGGTGGTCGGCTACGGGCTGCCCAAGTCGGCCGATGACGCACGACTCCAGCTCGCGCGCCGCATCACCGGCGGCGACGCGTCGCTGGACGTGATGGCGCTCGACGTCACCTGGACGGCGGAGTTCGCGCAGGCCGGGTGGGCGGTGAAGGTGCCGGACGACGTGGCGCAGCGCACCGAGAAGCGCGTCCTCGCGGGTCCGCTGAAGACGGCCAAGTTCACCGACGAGCTGTACGGCGTCCCGGCGTGGACCAACACCCAGCTGCTCTGGTACCGCAAGGACATCCTCTCCCAGCTGACGGGTAAGCCCATCACGGCGCCGCCGAAGTTCACGTGGTCCCAGCTGCTGGACTTCACCGGGCAGTCGCTCGGTAAGCGCGGCCCCGCACAGATCGGCGTCACCGCGGCGCAGTACGAGGGCTTGACGGTGTGGTTCAACTCGCTGCTGGAATCCGCCGGGGGCAAGGTCGTGGACGAGACCGGCAAGCGGGTGGTGCTCGGCGAGGGCAAGAACCGCGAGGCCGCCGTGCAGGCGCTGCGGACGATGAAGGATGTGGCGACCGCCCCCGGGCACGATCCGAGCTTCACTCAGACGATGGAGACGGAGATCCGGCTCGGCATGGAGCGCGGGGACGCCCTGTTCGAGGTGAACTGGCCGTTCGTCCTGTCGGCGATGCAGCAGAACTCGGCCGCCGGGACCGTGCCCTTCCTGCCGGAGATGACGCGCTTCGCCGACGTGGTCAAGAAGCCGACCAACGATCAGCTCAAGCAGATGAACGCGGTGATCCAGAAGAAGTTCGACTTCACCACGTACCCGCGGATCGCGCCCGGCGTCCCCGCGCGCCCCACGATCGGCGGGGCGAACTACGCGGTGTCTCCCACGTCGACGAAGAAGGACCTGGCGTGGAAGGCCATCGAGTGCTTGACGAATGACGAGTCGGAGAAGGCCTACGGCCTCGACGCCGGCACGCCGCCCGTCCTGCCCTCGCTCTACGACGACCCGGAGTACCTGGCCGTGTACCCGATGGCGAAGCTCATCCGGGACCAGTTGCAGGAGAACACCTCCTCCGTGCGCCCGGTCACGCCCGTGTACCAGGCCATGTCCACGCTGCTGCAGGCGAAACTGAGCCCGGTCGGATCGTGGGATCCGGACTCCCTCGTCGACGAGTTGGTCACCGCCGCCACGAAGGCGATCGATCAGAAGGGGCTGGTCCCGTGA
- a CDS encoding general stress protein — protein sequence MSQPLPGPGSPNQPGGPAGRGLPTPPKGWPIGSYSTYAEAQRAVDYLSDQEFPVQNVTIVGVDLMQVERITGRLTWGRVLSAGAASGAWLGLFLGLLVGLFVGGGESLPATVIAGVIGGIVFGLISASVPYWASRGTRDFSSTMQLVAGRYDVLCDPQVAEQARDMLARLNIQ from the coding sequence ATGTCGCAACCGCTACCCGGACCCGGGTCGCCGAACCAGCCGGGAGGGCCCGCGGGACGTGGCCTGCCGACGCCGCCGAAGGGCTGGCCGATCGGTTCGTACAGCACCTACGCCGAGGCGCAGCGCGCCGTCGATTACCTCTCGGACCAGGAGTTCCCGGTCCAGAACGTGACCATCGTCGGCGTCGACCTGATGCAGGTCGAGCGCATCACGGGCCGCCTGACGTGGGGCCGCGTGCTCAGCGCGGGTGCCGCGTCCGGCGCGTGGCTGGGCCTGTTCCTCGGCCTGCTCGTGGGCCTGTTCGTCGGCGGCGGGGAGTCGCTGCCCGCGACGGTCATCGCCGGCGTCATCGGCGGCATCGTCTTCGGCCTGATCAGCGCGTCCGTGCCCTACTGGGCATCGCGCGGCACCCGCGACTTCTCGTCGACGATGCAGCTCGTCGCCGGCCGCTACGACGTGCTCTGCGATCCGCAGGTCGCCGAGCAGGCCCGCGACATGCTGGCCCGGCTGAACATCCAGTAG
- a CDS encoding TetR/AcrR family transcriptional regulator: protein MATAHEPESGYELRWRAHNSQRRELILRAAAELVEESEPGAPIPVRSIAERAGLVKSVVYRQFKSKDDLARGLRGFVVDQFAAELEADLDVSTGSLREILRRSIASAATWMQDNPRLVDLLRAGPTDAVGPDGVPVAPDAIGELRHRVVARAEQTIDGLASLTGLDPAAFAGVPFVVFTMVEGTLTSWVRGEAAVRGRTRAEVVESLTDVTWFVLDGAARTLGVHVDPDAELTRFLESLAPDGVASGRAVRRG from the coding sequence ATGGCGACCGCGCACGAGCCCGAGAGCGGCTACGAGTTGCGCTGGCGCGCCCACAATTCACAGCGACGCGAGCTCATCCTGCGCGCGGCGGCCGAGCTGGTGGAGGAGTCGGAGCCCGGCGCCCCGATCCCGGTGCGCAGCATCGCCGAACGCGCGGGCCTGGTGAAGTCCGTGGTCTACCGCCAGTTCAAGAGCAAGGACGACCTGGCGCGCGGCCTCCGCGGCTTCGTGGTCGACCAGTTCGCCGCCGAGCTCGAGGCCGACCTGGACGTCTCCACCGGCTCGCTGCGCGAGATCCTGCGCCGCTCGATCGCCAGCGCCGCCACCTGGATGCAGGACAATCCGCGCCTCGTCGACCTGCTGCGCGCCGGCCCCACCGACGCGGTCGGACCGGACGGCGTCCCGGTGGCGCCCGACGCCATCGGCGAACTGCGGCACCGCGTGGTCGCCCGCGCCGAGCAGACGATCGACGGCCTCGCGTCGCTCACCGGCCTCGATCCCGCGGCCTTCGCCGGCGTGCCCTTCGTGGTGTTCACGATGGTCGAGGGCACGCTCACCAGCTGGGTCCGCGGCGAGGCCGCCGTCCGGGGCAGGACGCGCGCCGAGGTGGTCGAGTCGCTCACGGACGTCACGTGGTTCGTGCTCGACGGTGCCGCCCGCACTCTGGGGGTGCACGTCGATCCGGACGCGGAATTGACCCGCTTCCTCGAATCCCTGGCGCCCGACGGAGTGGCCTCCGGACGAGCGGTTCGTCGCGGGTGA
- a CDS encoding Rv0361 family membrane protein, whose amino-acid sequence MRPTDPRELLHPVLTPETYQRLGIAPPRPPQLYGTGGPVSSAGTPYLTGRAVTGAPSGQDAPAPSGQDGPGAVATASPAGPSYVPGSPPYVPGAPAGPPPAKDRSVAIVLGATVLIIAIILGATWYILSQRAGADDEQQIRDVIAAETKTLNDRDLAALIGVRCAADVQMLQTQFTSQTFAAEIDTLLGADGRWEVVVGEVRVDAGAGKAEAEVTSTPVGSSTVVSRSLTDTTTLRKESGGWKVCISSSRVR is encoded by the coding sequence ATGCGCCCGACTGACCCCCGCGAGCTGCTGCACCCCGTCCTGACGCCGGAGACCTACCAGCGGCTGGGCATCGCTCCGCCGCGCCCGCCGCAGCTGTACGGCACGGGCGGGCCCGTCTCCTCGGCGGGCACGCCCTACCTGACGGGGCGCGCCGTGACCGGGGCACCGTCGGGACAGGACGCGCCGGCACCGTCGGGCCAGGACGGACCGGGCGCGGTCGCCACCGCCTCCCCCGCCGGCCCGTCGTACGTCCCCGGGTCACCGCCGTACGTTCCCGGCGCACCCGCGGGGCCGCCGCCGGCGAAGGACCGGTCCGTCGCGATCGTCCTGGGCGCGACGGTGCTGATCATCGCGATCATCCTGGGCGCCACCTGGTACATCCTGTCCCAGCGCGCCGGCGCCGACGACGAGCAGCAGATCCGCGACGTGATCGCCGCCGAGACCAAGACCCTCAACGACCGGGACCTGGCGGCGTTGATCGGCGTCCGCTGCGCCGCGGACGTCCAGATGCTGCAGACGCAGTTCACCTCGCAGACCTTCGCCGCCGAGATCGACACGCTGCTCGGGGCCGACGGTCGCTGGGAGGTCGTCGTCGGGGAGGTCCGGGTCGACGCCGGCGCGGGCAAGGCCGAGGCCGAGGTCACGTCGACGCCGGTGGGCTCGTCGACGGTCGTCTCGCGGTCCCTCACGGACACGACCACCCTCCGGAAGGAATCCGGAGGGTGGAAGGTGTGTATCAGTTCGTCGCGGGTGCGCTAG